One Skermanella sp. TT6 genomic window, TGACCGGGCTGCGCACGGGAGCGGGCATGGCCGTCACGTTGCGGACCACGTCGCCGCAGGCGCCCAGCGTGGTGATCATGGTGGCGTTGATGTCGGCGATCGTGCCCTTCAGGTCGGACTTGACGACGCCGTGGAACTGGATCGCCTGCCGGGTCGTGATCCGGATCGTATGGTTGGCGCGCCGGTCGGCAAGGGCGTCCAGGTCCAGGTACTGCCGCGACGTCAGGCGCCCCGCCGGGATGCGGGCGCGGACCATGAATTCCCACTTCTTCTCCGCCTTCTGCTGCTTCAGCTCGGTCGCGGAGTCGCGGTCGTATCCCTGGTAGGTCCCGTGGAATTTCAGCAGGTTGTATTCGTCCTCGGTGAATTTCACCAAGTCGCTGTTCAACGTCTCAGCGATGCTGCCGCGCAGCAGCGCGCTCGCCTGCTTGACGCCTTCGACCTGCGAAAGCTTCGGGGTCGGGGCGGGCTTCTTCGCGGGGAGGTCTTGGGACTGTGACATGGCGACTGACGCTTTATCCATGCATGAGGGGCGGTATCGGGGCCGTGCGAGCATATAAGGTGCTTGAATTTACCAATTCAACACAGAATTTTCGTGTAGATATGCTGAATGACTCAATGCCGCATGTTAAAAGCGTTGCGGCCTTTCTCCAGACTCGCTAACGTGCAATAGCGAGAGTAAATACATCAACGTTTTGTGGATTGTGTTTCGGACATGGACGGACTGGCGAGAACACACCTGACGGACGGGCTCGACGCGCTCCAGCGGCGCTACGGCGGCCTGTCCGGGGCGGAGCTGCTTCGGCCGCTCGTGCGGGACGAATTCCGCGGGCGAATCGCCCTGGTCTCCTCCTTCGGGACGGAAGCCGCCGTGCTGCTGGCCATGGCGGCCGAGGTCGACCCGGGCATCCCGGTGATCTTCCTGGATACCGGCAAGCTGTTCGGCGAGACCCTGCGCTACCGCGACACGCTGATCAAGCGGCTCGGCCTGACCGACGTCCGCACGATCGAGCCCGACCCGGCCGAGCTGAAGGCGGCGGACCCGGAGGGGCTGCTGTGGCAGTCGTCGCCCGACGCCTGCTGCCATGTCCGCAAGACGATCCCCCTGGACCGCGCGCTGCGCGGATTCGACGCCTGGATCACCGGCCGCAAGCGCTTCCAGGCCAGCACGCGGGCGGCGCTGGACGCGGTCGAGCA contains:
- a CDS encoding phosphoadenylyl-sulfate reductase; protein product: MDGLARTHLTDGLDALQRRYGGLSGAELLRPLVRDEFRGRIALVSSFGTEAAVLLAMAAEVDPGIPVIFLDTGKLFGETLRYRDTLIKRLGLTDVRTIEPDPAELKAADPEGLLWQSSPDACCHVRKTIPLDRALRGFDAWITGRKRFQASTRAALDAVEQDDDGRFKVNPLATWSRDRIQAEFDRRDLPRHPLEADGFLSIGCMPCTDRVAPGQDPRSGRWAGQDKTECGIHLSAVPRTVSFI